In Paenibacillus stellifer, the DNA window AATTAACTGAAAACAAACGGAAGCGGGAGATGTGTTCATGAATGTCATCACCCAACCGGCGAGCTCCTTGATCATCGGTATCGATGTCGGCTCGACCACGGTCAAAGCAACAGTAGTGGATCCGGACAGCAGAGCAATCCTATGGTCGGACTATCAGCGTCACCATACGAAGCAGGCGGAGAAAGTAATGGAATTATTGCTTGTTATCAGCAGCAAATTTCCGGAAGTTAAGCAGGACAACATTCGCGTCTTTGCGACCGGCTCCGGCAGCGGGCCTATTGCTCCGCATATCGGAGCCAAATTTGTGCAGGAAGTCAACGCGGTTACTATGGCTGTAGAGCAGCTGCATCCCGACGCCGGGAGCGTAATTGAGCTTGGAGGACAGGATGCCAAGATCATTATTTTTAAGGAAAACAAGGAGACGGGGAGCAAGCAGGTATTCACGTCCATGAACGATAAATGCGCATCCGGAACCGGGGCGACGATTGACAAATGCATGATCAAAGTGGGGATGCCTATGGAAGAGGTGGGCAAGCTGCATTTTGATGATTCGAAGCTGCATCATGTGGCCGCCAAATGCGGGGTATTTGCCGAGACGGATATCGTGAACTTGGTGAAGAGCGGCATTCCATCACCGGAAATCATGTGTTCGCTGGCGGATGCGATCGTCATGCAGAACCTTTCCGTTCTTACCCGCGGCAATACGCTCCGGCATCATGTGCTGCTTCTGGGGGGGCCGAATACTTACCTGCCTTTTCTGCAGGAATGCTGGAGGAAGCGGATTCCAGAGACTTGGCGGGATCGGGGGTACGATTATCCGGCGCGGGCGCCGATCGAGGATCTGATCTTTGTGCCGGAGCATTCGCAGTATTACGCCGCTTATGGAGCGGTTCTGTACGGGCTTTACGAGCCTGCGGATGTCGGTATTTATCAGGGGCTGGAGGGGTTGAAGGCTTTTATTGCCCACGGGCGCAATGCCGGACTTGGCGAGAAGGCCGGGCCGCCGCTGGCAGGCTCCGAGGACGAGTTGAAGCAATTCCGCCGCAGCTACAGCATTCCCCCGTTTGAGCAGGCGGTTTTTGCTCCAGGGCAGAAGGTGAAGGCGGTGATCGGTGTTGACGGCGGCTCCACCTCATCCAAGGCCGTTCTGGTGGATGAACAAGGGAGGGTTCTCCTGAAGGAATACCAGCTCTCCAAAGGCAATCCGCTGGAAGACACGAAGGAAATGCTGCTTCGCATTCGTGACAAGGTGCGGAAGCAGGGAGCCGAATTGGAGATTATCGGGTTTGGTGCCACGGGATATGCTGCGGATGTTCTGGAGCAGACGCTGAAGGCGGATGTCAATATCGTGGAGACGGTTGCTCATATGATGAGTGCGGTCCGCCAATTCGGCGACATTGATGTCATCTGCGATATCGGAGGGCAGGATATCAAGGTTCTGTTCCTGAAGAACGGGGATATCCGGGGCTTCAAGCTGTCGAATCAATGCTCGGCCGGGAACGGGATGCTGCTGCAGGCCATGGCCGACCAGTTCGGCATTCCGGTCGAGGAATACGCGGACACGGCTTTCAGAGCCAGCCTTAGCCCGAAATTCTCTTACGGCTGCGCCGTGTTCCTTGATGCGGATCGGGTGAATTTTCAGAAAGAGGGATATTCCAAAGAAGAATTGCTCGCCGGACTCGCTCTCGTCCTGCCGAAGAACGTGTGGCAATACGTCGTTCAGATTCCCCGCATGGCCGGGCTTGGCCGCAGGTTCGTGCTGCAGGGCGGCACCCAATATAATCTGGCGGCGGTTAAAGCCCAGGTCGATTACATCAAGATGAGGGTCCCGAATGCCGACATTTACATTCATCCGCATCCGGGGGAAGCGGGAGCGATCGGAGCGGCTATGGAAACACTGCGCGTAGTCAAGCGCCGGGGGTATTCCACTTTTCTTGGACTCGATACTGCGATTGATCTCCGGTATGAGAGCCGCAACGATGACTACACCCGCTGCCAGTTCTGTCCCAATCACTGCAGCCGCACCTTTATCGACTCCAGGACGCCGGACGGACATACCGCCCGGTACATTTCCGGCTTCTCCTGCGAGAAGGGGACGGTGGAAGACCAGGAAGCGGTCGTCAAGCTGATGAAGGAACGGCAGGAGTTGAGACGGCAGTTCCCCAATCTCGTCGAATACGAAGCGCGCCGCATGTTTCAGCATCTTTATGATGCCGAGCCGCTGCCCGAACCGGAGCCGCCATCGAAGGACGCAGCCCGATCGAAGCCAGAGTGGCTCCGGAGATTGCGCAGCAGGCATTCCAAACCCGGCCAGCTTGGCTTTGCGCGTTCCTCCGCCGAGGCGCTGGAATGGCGCAGGAAGATCCGCATCGGGATTCCCCGGGTGCTAAACATATGGTCAACGGCGCCCTTTTGGCGCACCTATTTCGAGGCGCTCGGCGTAGAAGGGCGAAATATCGTATTTAGCGATTACAGCAGTGAGAGAATGTGGCAGGAAGGCGGGAAGTACGGCTCGATCGACCCGTGCTATCCGTCCAAAGTAGCCCAAGCCCATGTTCATAACCTGCTGTTCAAGCATCATAAGACAAAGGCGCTGGATATTCTCTTTTTTCCGTGCATCACCCATCTGCCTACGCAATTGAACAATGTGATGGATTCGTTAAGCTGCCCGGTCGCGGCCGGCGCCCCGAACGTGATCAAGGCTGCTTTTACCAAGGAAGTGAATTTCTTCGCTGACCGGGGCATCGTGTATCTGGACCCGGCTGTGACGTTTATTGAACGGAATCTGATGAAAAGACAGCTGTATGAGGCATTTGCTGAAAGGCTGCAAATTACGGAGGATGAAAGTGATTTTGCCGTAGAACAAGGCTGGAAGGCGCTGGAGCAATTCGATGAGGAAATGATGGAGAAGGGACGCTTGATTCTGGAACAGGTTGAACGGGAGAATAGACTCGCCATATTGATGATCGGGCGTCCCTATCATTCTGATCCGGGGCTCAATCACGGCGTTCTTGAAGAGTTCCAGGTATTGGGTTATCCGATTCTGTCCATGCGCTCCATCCCCAAGGAGGAGGCCTGGCTGAGCCGCTTTTTCGAAGGCGACCTGAAGAGCGGCCGGGTGGCGACCGCGCTGGAAATCGGTGATGTGTGGCCGGAGAATTTCAGTGCGGGCAGCGCGCAAAAAGTGTGGGCCGTCAAGTTCGCAGCACGTCATCCCCATGTGGCGGTGCTCGATCTGTCCAGCTTCAAATGCGGACATGACGCGCCGACTTATGGGCTGATCGATTCGGTTATCTCCTCGGCCGGCGCTCCGTACTCGGCGCTCCATGAAATCGACGGCAACAAGCCAAGCGGGTCGATCAAAATCCGGGTGAAGACGTACGCTCACAGTCTGGAGCTTCATGAAGAGCGGCTGCAGGATTTGGCCCGAAAAAAAGCGGAGCTGCAGCAGGTCATCGAGCAAAAACGGGCGGAGCTGATTGGATTGAGCAACGACGAGCATATCGGAGACATCTCATACGAAGGAGTGAATTGAGCATGGCAGTTGGCAGACAGGAACAATCTGCAAGCTTGGATATAGAGGACAAGCAGCATTGGTTCGACCCTGTTCCAGGCCGCTTCCCGGCTACAGACAAATCCGCCACGACGATTCTATTCGGGGGTCTGACGATGGCTCAGGATTATTTACTGGAGGGGGCGCTGAAAGGACTCGGATATCAGGTGGCGCATTTGGATTGCCCGGACAACGAGTCGCTTCGGTACGGCAAGGAATTCGGCAATCGCGGGCAGTGCAACCCGGCTTACTACACCGTCGGGAATCTCATTAAGCATCTGCTTTACCTTCGTGACGTGGAAGGCAAATCGGAGGAGGAGATCATCGACAGTTACCTGTTCGTCACCAGCGGTTCCTGCGGTCCATGCCGTTTTGGCACCTACGCTACGGAATACCGGAAAGCTCTGCGCGATGCGGGCTTTGACGGCTTTCGCGTGCTTCTGTTCAAGCAGACGGATGGATTGAAGCAGGCGGCAGGCGGCGAATCGGCATTGAAGCTCGATGCTCCATTCTTCATCGGCATATTAAAAGCCATACTGCTCGGAGACATATTAAATGCGCTGGCCTGCCGGATTCGTCCTTATGAACTGGAAAACGGCTCAACGGACGCCGCCCTGGAGCATTGCAAGCGATATCTATATGAAGCGTTAAGCAAGCGAAAGCCGCTGCTGCCGGCGCTTCTCAAATGCAGGGGTGAGCTGCATGCGGTGTCCGTGGACCGTACCAGGGTCAAGCCGAGGGTGAGCATTATCGGCGAGTTCTGGGCGATGACGACCGAGGGTGACGGGAACTATGAGCTGCAGCGTTTTTTGGAAAGCGAGGGCGCGGAGGTGGAGGTGCAGCCGATTGCGGCCTGGATTCTGTTCCTCATCTGGTCAGGACGCTTCGATACCTTGCAGCGAATCAGACTGCGCGATGCCGATCCCGGGAAAGACGGCTTGAAGGGAAAAAATCCGCACTCCCGTCTGCGCATGCTATGGCTTGCGGACCGCTCCGTCCGTGCTATTTTTCACACCTATGCCGGAATCATCGGTCTTCGCAGATATCATCTCCCTGATATGGAAGAGATCGCCCGGGTCGCCCATGAGTTCTATAACAACCAGCTGCGCGGCGGAGAGGGGCATATGGAGGTGGGCAAGCTGATTCTGAACGTGGTGAAGCGGAAGGTGAACATGACCATTTCGGTCAAGCCTTTCGGCTGCCTGCCGTCTTCCGGAGTGTCGGACGGAGTGCAGTCGCTGATCACCGAGAAATATCCCGAAGCCATCTTTTTGCCGATCGAAACGACGGGGGATGGAGCGGTCAACGTCTATAGCCGGGTGCAGATGATGCTCTTTAAAGCAAAGCAGGCAGCGCAGAAGGAGTTCGAAGAAGCATTGGCCCTCAACAATCTGTCATTCGAGCAGCTTCAGCAAAAGAATTATAAGTGGAAATTCGCCGATCCGCTGCGGGCAAGCCGCCATGTTGTCGCTTGTACGGCAGCGAATGGCGTATACAGCCTGGCTGGTATGTTCATAAGATATAGCGGTTAGCCAGTATCCGGGAATGGAGTTCTGAATAAACGGGGGTGAGACGAACATTGCTTTGGGCCGTTGCAGTGCTTGTCCTATTGCTTATTCAAATCATGGCGATTGTGTTCTTCGAATATCCGCGTCCATATAAAGCGATCACCTGGGTAGTCATCGTCATTATTTTTCCGGTGCTTGGTTATGTCCTTTACTTTTTTATTGGAAAAGAATATGCCATCAAACGTCCGGACAGCCAGGGGGATCAGCTTTTGGAGCAGGTTAGGGAGCAGTTGGCGGACCGGAGCCGGCGAAAGCGGGAAGAGGAATGTCCGAATCCGGCAGTTGGCCCGGATGGCAGTCTCGATATGAAGCTGGAGCATGCGGCATCTCTACCGGTTACGGCTGGCAATGAGACGACGGTGTTCTCGGAGGGGACAGAAGCCTTTGAAGACATGCTTCAGGCCATCGCTTCGGCGAGACATCATATTCATATCGAGTTTTATATCATTCGTGACGATCAGCTGGGACTCCGCTTTCAGCAGTTGTTGATCCGTAAAGCCCGGGAAGGGGTTAAGGTGAAGCTGATTTATGACGGAATCGGCTGTCATAAATTGAATAAGTCTTATATGAATCGGCTGCATGAGGCCGGAGCGGAAACCGGATGCTTCTCCCCTCCGCTTCGCTCCTTTTTTACCAGACGCCTCAATTATCGAAATCACCGGAAAATCGTGGTCGTGGACGGCATAATCGGGTATTTCGGCGGCTTGAACATTGGTGATGAGTATTTGGGGAAAGACCCGAAAGTGGGCTTCTGGAGAGACACTCATTTCCGAATCGAGGGCGACGCGGTTGGCTGGATTCAATATACGTTTCTGACCGATTGGTATTTCGTGAAAAAAGAATGGCTGAATGACCCGGACTGCTACTATCCGCTTCGTGCAGGCAAGGGGAAGGAGTGGGTCCGTATGATCAAGAGCGGTCCGGACGAACCCATCCTCGAACTCTTCTTCTCCTGCTTTGCGTCCGCCAAGAGAAGGATCTATATCGAGTCCCCCTATTTCGTACTGGAGCCCGGGATTATTCTGGCGCTGAAGACGGCTGCCGTTACCGGAGTCGATGTTCGTGTCATTTTGCCGGCAGTTCCGGATTCGAAGTTCGTTCACCTGGCCTCCATGTCTTATGTTCAGGAGCTGCTGCAAGCCGGAGTCCGTTTCTTTCTGTATGAGAAAGGGTTCCTCCACGCCAAGGTGATCATTGCCGATGATCTGGCTTGTTCCGGATCGGCCAATATGGATATTCGCAGCTTGTATGGCCAATTCGAATTGCATGCGATCTTTAATGACGGGACGACCGTTAACAAGCTGGTTCGTGATTTTGAGAGGGATATGCGGGATAGCCGGGAAATCGTGCTGTGCCAATATGAACAACGCCCGCCTTTCCACAAGTACAAAGAGACGATTGCCCGCCTGTTCTCGCCTTTGCTATAGGATCAGGACTTGAGATGATGCAGATGCCGAGTACCCGGCAAAGAGGACGCCACTGACGTGACGTCCTCTTTGCCATGCTGCGTGCCCCAGTATGCGTGATTATTGCGGGGACTTCGCTGCAATTGCGAACGAGGCCTCGCCACCTGTCGTACTGAAGAAATCCGGCGCCGGGAAGATCGAACGGCAGGTTGCCGTCTTCGAGCAGAACGGAACGCACAGTGGCCAGAATGCAGCGCATCGGCTTCAACTGAGCGATAATATGATCCTGGACGAGAAAAATAGTAAAAAAAACTGCACATTAAACTAAAAAAAGAGCATATGTCGCTTGTTGCGGCAAGGATACAATGAAAAAGAATTATTCGGAAACGCAGCAGTCCTGCTGAATTCGATACTAACTTTGAATGGGATGGTGGTTCGTTATATTCTTATAGATAATTCATAAGGGGGATACCACTAATGATTCAAAATCCGATCCTGCGCGGGTTCAATCCCGACGCCTCGGCGCTTCGGGTAGGTGACGACTACTACATTGCAACATCAACCTTCGAGTGGTACCCGGGGGTCATCATTCACCACTCCCGGGACCTGGGGAGCAGCGCGGACCGCGGGTTATCCTTGATTTGCATAAGGCCCCGGGCCAGATTTACGGAAATGATCCCAATCCCAACCCCATGCTGGACATTGAGGAGAACAGGCAGCGTTACCTCGGGATCTGGACTATGTTTGCAGAGCGGTACAAAGGAATAGGCGACCGTCTGGTGTTCGAGCTGCTGTATGAGATCTACGACTCTACCGGTTACCAATGGAATCAGCACAGAATGAATATAGCGCTGGAGCCGCAAGGGTATGGCCGCAAGGTCAAAACCTTGCGGCTTTTGTCCGTGTACCGATAGCTGTACCTCCGGAAATTTTGTTATAATAAACCTAAAGAATGGAGTTGGCCGATGTGGAATTGCTTGATCCGAGAGTGGATTTTGTATTCAAACGAATCTTTGGCAGCGAGAACAATAAGGATGTGCTGTTGGCTTTTCTGAACCGGATATTCACCGAAGCGGGGGAACCGCCACTCACAGAGATTATCCTGATGAATCCCTACACTGACAAGGACGATCCGCTTGACAAGCAATCCATCTTCGATGTATATGCGAAGACCGCTGAGGGCAAGTTGATAGACATTGAGATGCAATTGTTTAACAAATATGACATTGAGAAACGGACGCTGTTCTACTGGAGCAAGCGGTATGCCAGCCAGCTTCAGGAAGGCGAGAAGTACCAGGAGCTGAAGAAGTGCGTTACCATCAACATTCTGAACTACGCTTTCTTGCCGAATGATGAATACCATAATGTGTTCCATCTCCGTGAAGACCGCTCGGGAATACCGCTGATTGACGATATTGAGATACACTTTTTGGAGCTGCCTAAGCTGGATGATGCCATTCCCTCGAACGGCGGCTTGGAGAACTGGCTGCTGTTCCTCAAAGGCGTGGATACAACTCATTGGGAGGTGCTGAAGATGAATGAACCCGGGTTGGAGAAGGCCATGGATACCCTGCAATATTTGAGCCAGGATTCGGAGGCTCGCCGCTTGTACGAGGCCCGTCAGAAATACTTGCATGACGAAGCGTCGATGCTCGAAGGGGCGAAGCAAGCTGGAATGAAGGCCGGGATGCAAGAGGGAATGAAAGCAGGAATCAAGGAAGTCGCCAAGAACATGCTGGCACTGAACCTGGATATCGCTACCATAGCCAAAGCAACTGGATTGTCGGAGCAGGAGATACTTGCACTGAAGAAATAACGCTTAGGGAGCTTCGAATGCGGAGTTCCCTTTTTATTTTGCACTAAAAAACCCTTGATTTCTCAAGGGTTTAGCATTCATATATGGTCGAGACGACAGGATTTGAACCTGCGACCTCTTGCTCCCGAAGCAAGCGCTCTACCAAGCTGAGCCACGTCTCGATACTGGGAAGTAATTCACATTGTTTGCCCGAACAATAAGTGATTATACGCCTTATTATTCTGATTGTAAATAGCTATTTCCAGACCGGATGGCAGCTTCATGTGGCGGATTGTTATGGCCTATTGGCTGACAATGGTATTTTAATATAAATGTGTACTTTAGGTTACTTTGGTTGATGAGCGGATAAAAGATCGATAAAACATCCATTTTGTAAAACAGATGTTAAATTTTATAAAATAAGAGAATTTTGGTAAAAAATCATTGACACAAAATCCCATTGCAAGGTAAATATCTTATATAAAATTATTTGTAAGATAAATTATCGATGTGAGGGGGAGTGGCTTAGTGAGTAAAATGTTTGTTCGTTCATCAAGTGTCTCAAGCGGCACTAGTCAAGCGGTCTATCAGCTGGTTTCAAATGTAACGGGTCATAGGATCGAAGATTTGAATCCGGATATGTATCTGGAAGATGATCTCGGACTGGATTCCATCAAAATGATTACCTTAATGAATGAATTGCTCGGATTGGTTCCGGCAGAGCAGATGGATGATTTTACGGCCACATACCCGCTGACTGTCTTGATGGGTCTGCAAACCGTCGGCGATCTTGTGCAGATTTTTGAGGAATGGGAATTTGCCCGGCAGGAAGAGGCAGAGGTACAGACTGCGGTTAGCACTGCGCTTCAAGCGCAAGAAGATATCTGGCCTCAGCCTGCTGCAGTCCAGGTCCATTCTGCTGCCCCGGATCTGCGTGAACAGTTGAAAATAGAAGTGTGCAGGTTGATCTCCAACATTACTGGACATAAGTCTGAAGATCTACATGCGGATATGGATCTGGAGAGTGATTTGGGCCTGGATTCCATTAAAATGATTACCTTAATGAGCGATATGGTCTCATTGCTGCCTGCCGATTCATCCGGTGAAGTCAACGAAAGCAATATAGTGACGTCGCTCATGTCTGTGCAGACGGTTGGAGATATCGTGGAAATGCTGGCCGTCCGCAGCGGGGGGAACAGCGGTACCCTGGCAGTTACAGGTGATGAGAACACTATAGTGGCGGAGATTCCTGAAAATGAGCCCGAATTTCTTGAAATATTACACTCCCAATATTTATTTCTGATCACCTATTTGTCGGTGGCCAACCTGACCATAACGTCAGGAGTACGCCTGCGGGGGAGACTGGATGTCGAAAGCCTGCGGAAGTCGTGGGGTGAGCTGATCCTCCGCCATCCTGTACTGCGGGCCGTGTTCATCGCGGAACCGGCGAACACGAGCCTGAAGGGGTATCGTCTCCAATTACTGAAGGCAGTGGTGCCGCCGGAAATTCCCGTCCTGGATATCAGACATCTGGATGAACAAGCAAGGCGCCGGTGGATTT includes these proteins:
- a CDS encoding BadF/BadG/BcrA/BcrD ATPase family protein, with amino-acid sequence MNVITQPASSLIIGIDVGSTTVKATVVDPDSRAILWSDYQRHHTKQAEKVMELLLVISSKFPEVKQDNIRVFATGSGSGPIAPHIGAKFVQEVNAVTMAVEQLHPDAGSVIELGGQDAKIIIFKENKETGSKQVFTSMNDKCASGTGATIDKCMIKVGMPMEEVGKLHFDDSKLHHVAAKCGVFAETDIVNLVKSGIPSPEIMCSLADAIVMQNLSVLTRGNTLRHHVLLLGGPNTYLPFLQECWRKRIPETWRDRGYDYPARAPIEDLIFVPEHSQYYAAYGAVLYGLYEPADVGIYQGLEGLKAFIAHGRNAGLGEKAGPPLAGSEDELKQFRRSYSIPPFEQAVFAPGQKVKAVIGVDGGSTSSKAVLVDEQGRVLLKEYQLSKGNPLEDTKEMLLRIRDKVRKQGAELEIIGFGATGYAADVLEQTLKADVNIVETVAHMMSAVRQFGDIDVICDIGGQDIKVLFLKNGDIRGFKLSNQCSAGNGMLLQAMADQFGIPVEEYADTAFRASLSPKFSYGCAVFLDADRVNFQKEGYSKEELLAGLALVLPKNVWQYVVQIPRMAGLGRRFVLQGGTQYNLAAVKAQVDYIKMRVPNADIYIHPHPGEAGAIGAAMETLRVVKRRGYSTFLGLDTAIDLRYESRNDDYTRCQFCPNHCSRTFIDSRTPDGHTARYISGFSCEKGTVEDQEAVVKLMKERQELRRQFPNLVEYEARRMFQHLYDAEPLPEPEPPSKDAARSKPEWLRRLRSRHSKPGQLGFARSSAEALEWRRKIRIGIPRVLNIWSTAPFWRTYFEALGVEGRNIVFSDYSSERMWQEGGKYGSIDPCYPSKVAQAHVHNLLFKHHKTKALDILFFPCITHLPTQLNNVMDSLSCPVAAGAPNVIKAAFTKEVNFFADRGIVYLDPAVTFIERNLMKRQLYEAFAERLQITEDESDFAVEQGWKALEQFDEEMMEKGRLILEQVERENRLAILMIGRPYHSDPGLNHGVLEEFQVLGYPILSMRSIPKEEAWLSRFFEGDLKSGRVATALEIGDVWPENFSAGSAQKVWAVKFAARHPHVAVLDLSSFKCGHDAPTYGLIDSVISSAGAPYSALHEIDGNKPSGSIKIRVKTYAHSLELHEERLQDLARKKAELQQVIEQKRAELIGLSNDEHIGDISYEGVN
- a CDS encoding 2-hydroxyglutaryl-CoA dehydratase, translated to MAVGRQEQSASLDIEDKQHWFDPVPGRFPATDKSATTILFGGLTMAQDYLLEGALKGLGYQVAHLDCPDNESLRYGKEFGNRGQCNPAYYTVGNLIKHLLYLRDVEGKSEEEIIDSYLFVTSGSCGPCRFGTYATEYRKALRDAGFDGFRVLLFKQTDGLKQAAGGESALKLDAPFFIGILKAILLGDILNALACRIRPYELENGSTDAALEHCKRYLYEALSKRKPLLPALLKCRGELHAVSVDRTRVKPRVSIIGEFWAMTTEGDGNYELQRFLESEGAEVEVQPIAAWILFLIWSGRFDTLQRIRLRDADPGKDGLKGKNPHSRLRMLWLADRSVRAIFHTYAGIIGLRRYHLPDMEEIARVAHEFYNNQLRGGEGHMEVGKLILNVVKRKVNMTISVKPFGCLPSSGVSDGVQSLITEKYPEAIFLPIETTGDGAVNVYSRVQMMLFKAKQAAQKEFEEALALNNLSFEQLQQKNYKWKFADPLRASRHVVACTAANGVYSLAGMFIRYSG
- the cls gene encoding cardiolipin synthase, whose product is MLVLLLIQIMAIVFFEYPRPYKAITWVVIVIIFPVLGYVLYFFIGKEYAIKRPDSQGDQLLEQVREQLADRSRRKREEECPNPAVGPDGSLDMKLEHAASLPVTAGNETTVFSEGTEAFEDMLQAIASARHHIHIEFYIIRDDQLGLRFQQLLIRKAREGVKVKLIYDGIGCHKLNKSYMNRLHEAGAETGCFSPPLRSFFTRRLNYRNHRKIVVVDGIIGYFGGLNIGDEYLGKDPKVGFWRDTHFRIEGDAVGWIQYTFLTDWYFVKKEWLNDPDCYYPLRAGKGKEWVRMIKSGPDEPILELFFSCFASAKRRIYIESPYFVLEPGIILALKTAAVTGVDVRVILPAVPDSKFVHLASMSYVQELLQAGVRFFLYEKGFLHAKVIIADDLACSGSANMDIRSLYGQFELHAIFNDGTTVNKLVRDFERDMRDSREIVLCQYEQRPPFHKYKETIARLFSPLL
- a CDS encoding cellulase family glycosylhydrolase; amino-acid sequence: MVPGGHHSPLPGPGEQRGPRVILDLHKAPGQIYGNDPNPNPMLDIEENRQRYLGIWTMFAERYKGIGDRLVFELLYEIYDSTGYQWNQHRMNIALEPQGYGRKVKTLRLLSVYR
- a CDS encoding Rpn family recombination-promoting nuclease/putative transposase produces the protein MELADVELLDPRVDFVFKRIFGSENNKDVLLAFLNRIFTEAGEPPLTEIILMNPYTDKDDPLDKQSIFDVYAKTAEGKLIDIEMQLFNKYDIEKRTLFYWSKRYASQLQEGEKYQELKKCVTINILNYAFLPNDEYHNVFHLREDRSGIPLIDDIEIHFLELPKLDDAIPSNGGLENWLLFLKGVDTTHWEVLKMNEPGLEKAMDTLQYLSQDSEARRLYEARQKYLHDEASMLEGAKQAGMKAGMQEGMKAGIKEVAKNMLALNLDIATIAKATGLSEQEILALKK